In the Festucalex cinctus isolate MCC-2025b chromosome 10, RoL_Fcin_1.0, whole genome shotgun sequence genome, one interval contains:
- the pdcb gene encoding phosducin b produces MCDQIDLEETATHTGPKGVINDWRRFKLESMEQENLPPAKRELLRQMSSPHRKKDDSRANLNRKMSVQEYELLKEEDEGCLKKYRKRCMQEMHDKLSFGPKFEGVHDLDSGEAFLEVIEKEHHSTVVVVHIYKIGVKGCEELNNCLDCLATDYPTVKFCRIDAVSSGAAERFSDEVLPTLLVYKAGELLGNFLACTQHLNEEFFATDVEAFLNSYGLLPEKEMPVMDDEEENDVE; encoded by the exons ATGTGTGACCAGATTGACTTGGAAGAAACAGCAACCCACACGG GTCCCAAAGGTGTTATCAATGACTGGAGGAGATTTAAGCTGGAGAGCATGGAGCAGGAAAACCTGCCACCTGCAAAACGGGAACTGCTCAGACAAATGTCGTCCCCTCATCGGAAAAAGGACGATTCACGGGCAAATCTCAATCGcaag ATGAGTGTGCAAGAATATGAACTGCTTAAGGAAGAAGATGAGGGCTGTCTTAAGAAATACAGAAAGCGATGCATGCAGGAAATGCACGACAAGCTCAGCTTTGGCCCGAAGTTTGAAGGCGTGCACGACCTGGACAGCGGGGAGGCGTTCCTTGAAGTCATCGAGAAGGAACATCACAGCACAGTCGTCGTCGTGCACATCTACAAGATTGGAGTCAAAGGCTGCGAAGAGCTCAACAACTGCCTCGACTGTCTGGCCACAGATTATCCCACGGTTAAATTCTGCAGAATTGACGCCGTTTCCTCAGGTGCTGCTGAGAGATTCTCAGATGAGGTGTTGCCTACGCTTTTGGTGTACAAGGCAGGCGAACTGCTCGGGAACTTCTTGGCCTGCACGCAGCATTTAAACGAGGAGTTCTTTGCTACAGATGTCGAGGCCTTCCTCAACAGTTACGGTTTGTTGCCAGAGAAAGAAATGCCGGTGATGGATGATGAAGAGGAGAATGATGTGGAGTAA